A single region of the Candidatus Kryptobacter tengchongensis genome encodes:
- a CDS encoding methionyl-tRNA formyltransferase has product MKIVFMGTPEFAIPSLEILLKNNYKIPLVVTAPDEPKGRGYKLTPPPVKIFAIENGLRVIQPENLKDERFIEEIKNVSPDLIVVVAFRILPREVFTIPPLGTVNVHASLLPRYRGAAPINWAIINGETETGVTTFFINEKVDTGDVILQKKIPIDPDETAGDLYDKLAKLGAEVLLETVKLIETGSVQTFPQDNSLATPAPKITKEMCQINWFKKSALQVHNFVRGLSPNPGAFTFLNEKLVKIYRTKIPESFEFEAIEAEPGQIFTTKKRDKLYVICSDLNPVQVIEIQVEGRKKLNAEEFLKGFKVETGEKFKVLSEDELKAYLKNKRF; this is encoded by the coding sequence ATGAAAATTGTTTTCATGGGAACTCCAGAGTTTGCGATACCATCACTTGAAATACTATTGAAGAATAATTACAAAATCCCGTTAGTTGTAACAGCACCTGATGAGCCAAAAGGTAGAGGTTATAAGCTAACTCCCCCACCTGTAAAGATATTTGCGATAGAAAATGGGCTTAGAGTTATTCAGCCAGAGAATTTGAAAGATGAGAGGTTCATTGAAGAGATAAAAAATGTATCTCCCGATTTAATTGTAGTTGTAGCTTTCCGTATATTGCCACGAGAAGTTTTCACAATTCCACCGCTTGGCACTGTAAATGTCCACGCCTCACTTCTGCCACGATATCGGGGTGCTGCACCGATAAATTGGGCGATAATTAACGGTGAGACAGAAACTGGGGTTACAACTTTTTTCATAAATGAAAAAGTTGACACTGGAGATGTAATTTTACAAAAGAAAATTCCAATAGATCCGGATGAAACAGCGGGGGATCTTTATGATAAACTTGCAAAACTTGGAGCAGAGGTATTGCTTGAGACAGTAAAATTAATAGAAACGGGTTCGGTTCAAACATTCCCACAGGATAACTCGCTTGCTACACCCGCTCCAAAAATTACAAAAGAGATGTGTCAGATAAACTGGTTTAAAAAAAGCGCCTTGCAGGTTCATAACTTTGTTCGCGGTCTTTCACCAAATCCCGGTGCTTTTACATTTCTAAACGAAAAACTTGTGAAAATTTACAGAACTAAAATACCAGAGTCATTTGAATTTGAAGCGATAGAAGCCGAACCCGGGCAAATCTTTACAACGAAGAAAAGAGATAAGTTGTATGTTATATGTTCGGATTTAAATCCTGTTCAGGTAATTGAAATTCAAGTTGAGGGAAGGAAAAAACTAAATGCTGAGGAATTTCTAAAAGGTTTCAAGGTTGAAACGGGAGAAAAATTTAAGGTTTTAAGTGAGGACGAACTTAAAGCGTATTTAAAAAATAAACGCTTCTAA
- a CDS encoding nondiscriminating glutamyl-tRNA synthetase, translated as MKTKTRFAPSPTGHLHIGGARTAIFNWLYSRKNKGYFYLRIEDTDKERSSEEMVQSIIDGLKWLGIDWDDEIYFQSHHINEHISACYELVKRGYAYFCYCTEEELEAKRKEAEENRVPYKYDRKCLYLSEQEKLKYEREGRSRTIRFKVPEGETVFWDVVHGEIRFKNSEIDDFIILRSDNTPVYNMAVVVDDHNMEITHVIRGDDHISNTPKQILIYQALGWDIPVFAHVPLILGPDKKRLSKRHGATAVIEYRDKGFLPDAMFNYLCLLGWSPGDNREIMSLNELIEAFDITKIQRKSAIFDQAKLEWMNSEYIRKKENIELLKFVKPFVERYGYKFDDETYLLKVISLMKDRVKTIEDFITFGRYFFEDPSNYDSEGIEKYWKFNTDELLIEFTERLTKIDDFTASILERELRSFANEKGIKASELIHPIRLAITGMRVSPGLFDVMETLGKETTIRRIKTALERIPVKRATHES; from the coding sequence TTGAAAACAAAAACAAGATTTGCCCCAAGTCCAACAGGACACCTACACATAGGAGGAGCAAGAACTGCAATTTTTAATTGGCTTTACTCCCGAAAAAATAAAGGTTATTTTTACTTAAGAATAGAAGACACAGATAAAGAACGCTCAAGTGAGGAGATGGTGCAATCTATCATTGACGGATTGAAATGGCTTGGGATAGATTGGGATGATGAAATTTATTTTCAATCACATCACATAAATGAGCATATATCTGCGTGTTATGAACTTGTGAAAAGAGGTTATGCTTATTTTTGTTACTGCACTGAAGAAGAACTTGAAGCGAAAAGAAAGGAAGCGGAAGAAAATAGGGTACCGTATAAATATGACAGAAAATGCCTCTATTTGAGTGAACAAGAGAAGTTAAAATATGAAAGGGAAGGGCGAAGTAGAACGATAAGGTTCAAGGTGCCCGAAGGTGAAACTGTTTTTTGGGATGTTGTTCATGGTGAAATAAGGTTTAAAAATTCAGAAATTGATGATTTTATAATTTTAAGATCTGATAACACGCCAGTCTATAATATGGCTGTTGTTGTTGATGATCATAATATGGAAATCACGCACGTAATCCGAGGTGACGATCATATCTCAAATACTCCAAAGCAAATTTTAATCTATCAGGCGCTTGGATGGGATATACCTGTTTTTGCTCATGTTCCGTTGATACTCGGACCTGATAAAAAAAGGTTGAGCAAAAGACATGGTGCGACCGCTGTTATAGAATATAGAGATAAGGGTTTCCTTCCAGATGCAATGTTCAATTATCTTTGTTTACTCGGTTGGTCACCGGGAGATAACAGAGAGATAATGAGCCTTAATGAGTTAATAGAGGCTTTTGACATAACGAAAATTCAAAGGAAAAGCGCTATTTTTGATCAGGCGAAACTTGAGTGGATGAATAGTGAATATATACGAAAGAAAGAAAATATAGAACTTTTGAAATTCGTAAAACCGTTTGTGGAAAGATATGGTTACAAATTTGATGATGAAACATATCTTTTAAAAGTTATATCTTTGATGAAAGACAGAGTCAAAACTATTGAAGATTTCATTACTTTTGGAAGATATTTCTTTGAAGACCCAAGTAATTACGACAGTGAAGGAATTGAAAAATACTGGAAGTTTAATACCGATGAGCTTTTAATTGAATTTACCGAGAGATTAACGAAGATTGATGATTTTACTGCATCCATTTTAGAGAGGGAATTACGAAGTTTTGCAAATGAAAAGGGTATAAAAGCTTCCGAGTTAATACACCCGATAAGATTAGCAATTACAGGTATGAGGGTAAGTCCTGGGCTTTTTGATGTGATGGAAACACTTGGAAAAGAAACAACAATAAGAAGGATTAAAACTGCTCTTGAAAGAATTCCTGTTAAACGAGCCACTCATGAAAGTTAA
- a CDS encoding S1/P1 Nuclease — MRKYKNLHFIVYFISVILIFFVLKFQNAQSWGFDAHKKITELAIDLILSIDEFNGIDQSKLNSLKKFLSENRSIIIERCIEPDMIRNEDKEEQFNHFIDIDRYGKYPFDELPRDKQKAIEKFGFETVQKNGLLPWRISDFTDSLAYSISKWERDKMLKYLSWLAHYVEDAHQPLHVTENYDGQLTGQPGIHSRFETELVRYMMQNDELKFDIKKIKENLKESSIIKDRVKFAFDIVLESYRFLEEILSADNYAKSQIPPEKLYRVEKRNGRTRYIYSDEYYSIMSKKLGEVVHGRMTLASVRLATLWLTAMAESLKYK; from the coding sequence ATGCGAAAATATAAAAACCTTCACTTTATTGTTTATTTTATCTCCGTCATTTTAATTTTCTTTGTCCTCAAATTTCAAAATGCGCAATCTTGGGGATTTGATGCTCATAAGAAGATAACTGAACTCGCCATTGATTTGATTTTAAGTATTGATGAATTTAATGGAATTGACCAATCAAAGTTAAACTCGCTAAAGAAATTTCTTTCTGAAAACAGAAGTATAATAATTGAAAGATGTATTGAGCCAGATATGATAAGAAATGAGGATAAGGAGGAACAATTTAATCATTTCATTGACATTGACAGGTATGGTAAATATCCATTTGATGAACTGCCAAGAGATAAGCAGAAGGCAATAGAGAAGTTTGGTTTTGAGACGGTGCAGAAAAACGGTTTGCTTCCGTGGAGGATAAGTGATTTTACGGACAGTTTGGCTTATTCAATTTCCAAATGGGAGAGGGATAAAATGTTAAAGTATCTTTCATGGCTTGCTCATTATGTGGAAGATGCACATCAGCCCCTTCATGTAACTGAAAATTACGATGGTCAGCTAACAGGTCAGCCTGGGATTCATTCAAGATTTGAAACAGAGCTTGTCCGATATATGATGCAAAACGATGAGTTAAAATTTGATATAAAGAAAATTAAAGAAAATTTGAAGGAAAGTTCAATCATAAAAGACAGGGTCAAATTTGCATTTGACATTGTTCTTGAAAGTTATAGATTTCTTGAGGAGATTTTAAGTGCTGATAATTATGCGAAAAGTCAAATTCCACCTGAGAAGCTTTATAGGGTTGAGAAGAGAAACGGTAGGACGAGATATATTTATTCAGATGAGTATTATTCAATTATGTCAAAAAAATTGGGTGAAGTTGTCCACGGCAGGATGACCTTGGCTTCCGTTAGGCTTGCCACTTTATGGTTGACAGCGATGGCTGAATCATTAAAATATAAATAA
- a CDS encoding tryptophan synthase beta chain, whose product MRKKRVGLQSNRIYLSERDIPKRWYNILHDMPEKPKPPLNPKTAEPISIDELAVIFAKGLIEQELSEKQWIDIPEEVLKVYLLWRPTPVVRARFLEEALETPARIYYKYEGVSPSGSHKPNTAVAQAYYNKIEGVEQLTTETGAGQWGSALAFACSYFGLKCKVFMVRASYEQKPYRKVLMQMWGADVVPSPSKETQVGRKILESTPDSPGSLGIAISEAIEVAISDDKTKYSLGSVLNHVLLHQTIIGLEAKKQLDKVEEYPTIVIGCVGGGSNFAGLAFPFLLDKFYEKRKSLRLIAVEPAACPTLTKGIYSYDYGDTSKLTPLLPMYTLGHDFIPPRIHAGGLRYHGMSPIISKLYADGFVEARAYTQNEIFDAAMKFFQTEGIVPAPESAHAIRAVIDEAIRARKEKKEEVILFNLSGHGFFDMSAYNDYILGVLEDVVLTDEDVNELTRKLSSYPKP is encoded by the coding sequence ATGAGAAAAAAGCGAGTAGGCTTGCAAAGTAATCGTATTTATTTGAGTGAGCGCGATATTCCAAAGCGGTGGTATAATATACTTCACGATATGCCTGAAAAGCCAAAGCCACCACTTAATCCCAAAACAGCTGAACCTATCTCAATTGATGAGCTTGCAGTTATCTTTGCCAAGGGTTTGATTGAACAGGAGCTAAGCGAAAAACAGTGGATAGATATACCTGAGGAGGTTTTGAAAGTTTACCTGTTGTGGAGGCCAACACCTGTTGTGAGAGCAAGGTTTCTTGAGGAAGCGCTTGAGACACCGGCAAGAATTTATTATAAATATGAGGGCGTAAGCCCATCTGGTAGCCATAAGCCGAACACAGCGGTTGCGCAGGCATATTATAACAAGATTGAAGGTGTTGAGCAATTGACAACTGAAACAGGAGCAGGGCAGTGGGGAAGCGCATTAGCTTTCGCATGTAGCTACTTTGGTTTAAAATGTAAAGTTTTCATGGTTCGCGCAAGCTATGAACAGAAACCGTATAGAAAGGTTCTCATGCAGATGTGGGGGGCGGATGTCGTTCCAAGCCCAAGTAAGGAAACACAAGTTGGGAGGAAAATCCTTGAATCAACCCCAGATTCCCCTGGAAGTTTGGGAATAGCTATAAGTGAGGCAATTGAAGTTGCTATCTCCGATGATAAAACGAAGTATTCGCTTGGAAGTGTTTTAAACCATGTCCTTCTCCATCAAACGATCATCGGTCTTGAGGCAAAAAAACAACTTGACAAGGTTGAAGAATATCCAACCATAGTTATAGGTTGTGTCGGTGGGGGTTCAAATTTTGCAGGGCTTGCTTTTCCATTTTTGCTTGATAAATTTTATGAAAAAAGAAAATCACTTCGTTTAATAGCGGTTGAGCCAGCGGCATGTCCAACTCTAACTAAAGGAATTTACAGTTATGATTATGGAGATACAAGTAAATTAACACCCCTTCTTCCAATGTATACGCTTGGTCATGATTTCATCCCACCAAGGATTCATGCTGGTGGTTTAAGGTATCATGGAATGAGCCCGATTATAAGTAAGTTATATGCTGATGGATTTGTTGAAGCAAGGGCTTATACTCAAAATGAAATCTTTGATGCGGCTATGAAGTTTTTCCAGACTGAGGGAATAGTTCCAGCGCCAGAATCAGCACATGCGATAAGAGCAGTTATAGACGAGGCTATAAGGGCAAGGAAAGAGAAAAAAGAAGAAGTTATACTTTTCAATTTATCTGGTCATGGATTTTTTGATATGAGTGCTTATAATGATTATATTTTAGGCGTTCTTGAAGATGTGGTTTTGACTGACGAGGATGTTAATGAGCTAACGCGAAAACTTTCCTCATATCCTAAGCCTTGA
- a CDS encoding peptide deformylase, with the protein MILPIYLYGDPIFKKPAQKVKQIDDRFIETLKDMFETMEVADGIGLAATQVGIPYSFAVIDVSVYEEYKDFKRMVIINPEIVYSSGEDVMEEGCLSIPGIRAEIIRPAKVVLRYHDIDFKVNEIECEGLLARVVQHEVDHLYGKFFIDYLSPVRLKALKPKLTKIKRGEIKAHYPVIVPGTKKIVVPEAQSEKGTLI; encoded by the coding sequence ATGATTTTACCGATATATCTTTACGGTGATCCGATTTTTAAAAAGCCAGCTCAAAAAGTAAAGCAGATTGACGATAGATTTATTGAAACATTAAAGGATATGTTTGAAACAATGGAAGTGGCAGATGGTATTGGACTTGCAGCAACTCAAGTTGGGATTCCTTATTCTTTTGCTGTGATTGATGTTTCGGTTTATGAAGAGTATAAAGATTTTAAGAGGATGGTGATAATAAATCCAGAAATAGTTTATTCAAGTGGAGAAGATGTTATGGAAGAAGGTTGTTTGAGTATCCCGGGAATAAGAGCGGAGATAATAAGACCTGCAAAGGTTGTTCTGAGATATCATGATATTGATTTTAAGGTAAATGAAATTGAGTGCGAGGGATTGCTTGCAAGAGTTGTTCAGCATGAGGTTGATCATTTATATGGTAAATTTTTCATTGATTATTTATCCCCTGTTCGTTTAAAAGCTCTCAAGCCAAAATTAACGAAGATTAAAAGAGGTGAAATCAAAGCTCATTATCCGGTTATTGTGCCCGGAACAAAGAAAATCGTTGTTCCAGAAGCTCAATCTGAAAAAGGCACTTTAATTTAA